The stretch of DNA taattaattatatttaattaattttaatattaattaattaaatataattaattatatttttttaaataattataatattatattaacaaaataaaccaacataatttacattacaagataaaccaacattaattactactaaaatcagtatataaacaaaatgttaaatgttcgaactggataataaaaaaagtacagTTCTATAGGCGGGTAATGTCGTCATCGTTGTTTCTCTGAGTCTCGGGAGGCCGCGATGACGATCCGGCACCAAAGCAGCTAGCCAGATGATCCACACCGGGAGTGGGCAATGGTGGAAGATCCATGGGAGGCAAGTTGAAACCCGGCACAGCTCGAGAAAGATACTCAAACTGATCTTGGAATCGTCTGAGGTAGAGTTGTTGTGTCTCATACTGCTGCCTCGTATGTTGAGTTGTCTGCTCCGCTTCCTCCACTTTTTTCTGTAAAGCCTCGTACTGTTCCATTGTAACAGTCGGTTGGGCTGAAGGATGCGTGGCAGGTGCTCTTTTGGCCCCAACTCCCTTCAGTCTGGGGAGATGACCAAAGCCTCTAAGATGCCGAGATCGTTCCCCGAGTACTTGCGTCATAACAGGTAAGTCTCGGGTACGTGTAGGATCGACGGCGGGCTCTTCGGGCTCATCTGCAGTGGGCGCTGGTTGAGTTGCCGCtatttcaaccatttgctcctaaaacaattaaacaagtaagttaaatggttaattttaacacaaaataaattgaaagaaataaatgaaaattgaattaaaacgtaaacttacgtaagcttgttgcgcgaactcgttgcgccaatcgttgcctttatggtgaaacttttgaaaagtttccaccgcagttggcagttctcctgtgtcggggttagcctattttcaagagaaaatatattagtaCTGTTATTTTAATAGAGAAAGTTAAATgaatgatagttaaatataaacttaccccttcgacaacatgtgaaacaatgggcttggagccccagcctcctaaaaatttcatcttaccccgactttctttatttttcgctgctctcgcctgaaattaataatttttataacaattaattatttattattgactatataaattaaacattaccaaaatttaaaattttaaaaaatgtaccttTTGTTTGTCTGTGCTCCAATAAGCGATGCAGTCACTCCACACCTCTTGAGTTACTCCCTCAGGAGGTGACATGTCGGCCCTCTCCTGTCCAAGCTCCTCAATGTTTTGTATCCACTTCTTCTTGCGATCGCCTCCAGTCACGTAAACCCTTTGACATCTCGTACTCACCGTAGTCTACGAATGTAGGGTTATCTCGTGGGAGGATAAACTTGGTCTGCAAAAAGTTAcacattaatacattaattacaatttaataagagtatagtaatttagaaattaaaaaaattagtaaggCATACCTCAAGTCTATCCCACAGTGCGTTGATGTCAGCTCTACTGACATCTtcccatttgaatttattaatggggatagacatccgagtcatccatttggccatattgttgaatttttttccgTTCTTGCCTACGGGGGTGCCAGTCTCTGCGTGCACCTCAATCGGTAACTTGGCAGATTGTGTTTTGGAGAGCTCCTCCTCAACATTCTTGCCCTTGTATTTACCTCTGACGCCTTTCTTTTTCGAACTGCTGCCACCTGGTGTAGACATACTACATATACAAcacatattgtttatttaaaataaactaacatattgcgaacatattaaagaagaagggttgtaatttttattttatttaaaacactatgtcaattacaattcatcatcctcatcatcagtTACATATACAGCATTATCATCACTGTCACTCTCTAATTCTAAGGAGTTGTCTTCTTCGGTATTTAGACCCTCGTTGTCATCATCGACAATGAAATCATCTAATTGTTGAGGCTGTGAATTCACACGATGGATGTTTGCAACTTCAGTTGGGTCGACATCATGGCGAACATAGTCAACATCATCCAACTGTGGAAGTTGAACAACGAACTCGGTTTCAGCTGAATTGTTTTCCTGTACAAAGGGTGTCTCCCCATCCGTGTCCGGGAAGTCCCAAACATTGCGCGGTATGTACTCATTTACAATCAGCCAGTCTTTACCGTTCTTTAAATCAGGAATGTAGTAGATCAATTTTGCTTGAGATGCAAGTATGAACGGTTCATTTTGGTACCACTGTCGGTTGACGCAGATGCTAGTAATAACACCGTCACTATCCATTCTACTCCCGTTAGTGTCAAAccacttacaaaaaaataagagaacacTGCAATCTTTCAAATAAGTGAActccataattttttcaagtgTGCCGTAAAAATTTTGGCCATCTTCACCGGGGACCATGACACCGCTATTCTGTGTTTTGCGGTTATCATCCCTTTCCTTGACCAAAAATTTAATACCGTTCACTATGCACCctggataaaaataaattgctgtATTCGCTGGGTTAGCGATAGCATACAACTCATCTGACACTGCACCCTGGTTGGTCAACCGTAGTTCATTAATCTACATATCAGGGAAAATATTAAGTTaagaaaagttgaacagttattGAGAACAAGATTAACAGTATTGAGAGGCaacaaggcttacttgagttttGAACCATTCAGGGAACTCAGTCTCTTGCACTGTCTCAATATTGCCTACACCCCTTGCTTGAAGCAACTCCTTGTGCTCACTATATAATGTAATCCAGTTATTAGTAAGTTAAGAATTTTTTAGATGAAGTCGACTATTGTGTGTTTGTGTTTATGGAATTTATACTTACTTGATATACGGTTCAACCTCTGTGCAATTGTTCAAAATGTACCACTCCGCCTTACGCTTGCTTTGCATGGGTAAGGTGTCGACTGTCCTCATACCGATGGGTCGACCAACATGCTTGAATACAGAAAATTGTCGAGTTGGCATGTTTTGGACAATGTCATTGTTCCGGTCAGGACGGTTGAATCGAGTTTCCACTTCCCGAAAGTACATTGAGCAAAAGGTTAATGCCTCATTAACCACAAAAGATTCAGCAATAGAGCCTTCCGGACGGGCACGATTCCTGACATATTGCTTGTACACAGACATTGAGCGCTCAATGGGATACATCCACCTGTACTGCACTGGTCCACCTAGTATAGCTTCTTTAGGGAGATGCATAACTACGTGAACCATTATGTCGAAGAAGGCCGGTGGAAAAATTGTTTCTAACTTGCACAAAATagttaaaatatttgtttgCATTTTTTCTAAATCCGAAACATGAAGTGTTCTTGAGCATAATTGTTTAAAATACACACACAGCTCAATGATTGTGTCCCGGATTTCTTTTTTCAAGAACTTACGGATACCTGCCGGTAGTAAACGTTGTAACAACacatgacaatcatgtgatttgAGCCCGGAAATCTTGCCCGTATCCAAGTTGACATTTTTGTCTAAGTTTGCTGCAAAACCGTCAGGAAATCGTACAGACTTTATGAAGTCTGCAAATTCAATCCGTTCTTGAACACTAAGTGTGTAACTAGCTGGAGGCTTCTTCCACTTCCCGTTTCGGTCTTCATACAACCACAACTCTCGTCGTATTTGCAAGTCTTGCAAATCCATTCTCGCCTTGTCGGTATCCTTTGACTTCCCGTCGATACTTAGAAGAGTACCTACTAAGCTATCACACACATTTTTCTCAATGTGCATTACATCAAGATTATGTCGTAAGGACTTTGACTTCCAGTACTCAAGctcaaaaaaaatactttttttagacCAATTGAGCTCTTCACTAGAACGCTTCCGTTTCACACCCCCGAACTGTTTGTGTTTTCCAGGCAAAGTCAATGGAATTCGGTCTAATTGAGATAAAATATCATCCCCCGTCAATACAGGAGGTGGTGCTCTCTTCTCAGGCTTACCATTGTACTTTTTGCTTCTCCTTCTCGGATCACTCATTTCGAGAAAGCGTCTGTGGCCAACATATCCAATCTTACTATTTAGGCCAATGGAAGGAGTATGTTCATTGCAAGTGGGACACGCCATATACCCTTTTGTGCTCCAACCAGACATTAGAGCATAAGCAGGAAAGTCATTTATTGTCCACAACACTGCCGCACGCATTGAAAACACAGTT from Cannabis sativa cultivar Pink pepper isolate KNU-18-1 chromosome 2, ASM2916894v1, whole genome shotgun sequence encodes:
- the LOC133034772 gene encoding uncharacterized protein LOC133034772 — encoded protein: MRCLNVNFHTPATIRVHLFLSGIQPSYNPWYFHGETFSQPAVELPENDEEEMADVLADMLRGDPGFDESANTTDSFNEPPINDNNKFDDLFKEMEAELYPGCKKSALNALVKLMHCKVLNRWSNHSFDMLLSILIDLFPEGTKLPKSHYESKMRLRNLGLGYDSIDVCKYNCAIFWKENEKKEFCPVCGESRWVKRKGKGKKVPHKVMRYFPLTPRLKRLYCSRHTAEDMRWHYSQRPKEDGVLRHPADAEEWKRFDRLHPSFTVEPRNVRLGLATDGFNPFGNMSNSYSLWPVICVPYNLPPWKCMSSESLLLTLLIPGPSSPGKDIDVFMRPLIDELKQLWETGVETRDAYNGTVFSMRAAVLWTINDFPAYALMSGWSTKGYMACPTCNEHTPSIGLNSKIGYVGHRRFLEMSDPRRRSKKYNGKPEKRAPPPVLTGDDILSQLDRIPLTLPGKHKQFGGVKRKRSSEELNWSKKSIFFELEYWKSKSLRHNLDVMHIEKNVCDSLVGTLLSIDGKSKDTDKARMDLQDLQIRRELWLYEDRNGKWKKPPASYTLSVQERIEFADFIKSVRFPDGFAANLDKNVNLDTGKISGLKSHDCHVLLQRLLPAGIRKFLKKEIRDTIIELCVYFKQLCSRTLHVSDLEKMQTNILTILCKLETIFPPAFFDIMVHVVMHLPKEAILGGPVQYRWMYPIERSMSVYKQYVRNRARPEGSIAESFVVNEALTFCSMYFREVETRFNRPDRNNDIVQNMPTRQFSVFKHVGRPIGMRTVDTLPMQSKRKAEWYILNNCTEVEPYINEHKELLQARGVGNIETVQETEFPEWFKTQINELRLTNQGAVSDELYAIANPANTAIYFYPGCIVNGIKFLVKERDDNRKTQNSGVMVPGEDGQNFYGTLEKIMEFTYLKDCSVLLFFCKWFDTNGSRMDSDGVITSICVNRQWYQNEPFILASQAKLIYYIPDLKNGKDWLIVNEYIPRNVWDFPDTDGETPFVQENNSAETEFVVQLPQLDDVDYVRHDVDPTEVANIHRVNSQPQQLDDFIVDDDNEGLNTEEDNSLELESDSDDNAVYVTDDEDDEL